Proteins found in one Cytobacillus luteolus genomic segment:
- a CDS encoding dipeptidase, whose protein sequence is MNPKIQDYLHTNREAHLKELTEFLSIPSISALPEHKDDVRRAADWTAQALENIGMENVKVYETNGHPVVYGDWLKAEGKPTVLIYGHYDVQPVDPLHLWDSPPFQAEVRDEKLYARGASDDKGQTFMHLKAIQAVLETTGTLPVNFKFCIEGEEEIGSPNLPLFTEENKDLLAADVLVISDTGMIEKGKPTICYGLRGLCGLQIDVRGAKSDLHSGLYGGGVQNAIHALVDIVNSFHNENAEITVEGFYDKVLPLTDEEKEAYAALNFDEETVKQELSVSDLYGEKGYTYLERTWVRPTLEVNGIYGGFQGEGIKTVLPAEAHAKITCRLVPNQDPEEIVELLQKHIKAHTPPGVEVTTKLFDKGAPFLTPFDHPAIQAAGRAYEKVYEVPTSYTRGGGSIPIVAAFDQILNVPIVLMGFGLPTENFHAPNEHFHLENFDKGMLTLCHYWYELEKSI, encoded by the coding sequence ATGAATCCAAAAATACAAGATTACCTACATACAAATAGAGAGGCTCACCTCAAAGAGCTTACCGAATTCCTTTCAATTCCAAGCATCAGCGCATTGCCTGAGCATAAAGACGATGTTCGTCGTGCAGCTGACTGGACAGCACAAGCATTAGAAAACATCGGGATGGAAAATGTTAAGGTTTATGAAACAAACGGTCATCCAGTTGTTTATGGTGACTGGTTAAAAGCAGAAGGAAAACCAACCGTGCTAATTTATGGACATTATGATGTACAGCCTGTAGATCCTCTTCATCTATGGGACAGTCCTCCATTCCAAGCAGAAGTCCGAGATGAAAAGCTTTATGCAAGGGGAGCAAGTGATGATAAAGGACAAACCTTTATGCATTTGAAAGCAATTCAAGCTGTTCTAGAAACAACAGGCACTTTACCTGTAAACTTTAAGTTTTGTATCGAAGGTGAAGAGGAAATTGGTAGTCCTAATCTTCCATTATTCACTGAAGAAAACAAAGATCTCTTAGCAGCAGATGTTCTTGTTATTTCAGATACTGGCATGATTGAAAAAGGAAAGCCAACCATTTGCTACGGTCTAAGAGGACTTTGTGGACTTCAAATTGATGTACGAGGAGCAAAAAGTGACTTACATTCTGGTCTTTATGGTGGTGGAGTGCAAAATGCGATTCATGCCCTTGTTGATATCGTAAACTCTTTCCATAACGAAAATGCAGAGATAACCGTCGAAGGCTTCTATGATAAAGTACTTCCGCTAACCGATGAGGAAAAAGAAGCATATGCCGCTTTAAACTTTGACGAAGAAACAGTTAAACAGGAACTTTCTGTGTCTGATTTATATGGTGAAAAAGGATATACATACCTTGAACGTACGTGGGTACGTCCAACTCTAGAGGTAAACGGCATATATGGTGGCTTCCAAGGTGAGGGGATAAAAACAGTTCTACCGGCTGAAGCTCATGCTAAAATTACCTGTCGTCTTGTTCCAAACCAAGATCCAGAAGAAATTGTAGAGCTGTTACAAAAACACATTAAAGCTCACACTCCACCAGGGGTAGAAGTAACAACCAAATTATTTGATAAAGGTGCACCATTCCTAACACCATTTGATCACCCAGCTATTCAAGCGGCAGGAAGAGCGTATGAAAAGGTTTACGAGGTTCCAACTTCCTATACGCGTGGTGGAGGATCAATTCCTATCGTTGCAGCCTTTGATCAAATTTTAAATGTACCGATTGTACTAATGGGCTTTGGGTTACCAACTGAAAACTTCCATGCACCAAATGAACACTTCCATTTAGAAAACTTTGATAAAGGAATGCTAACTCTTTGTCATTACTGGTATGAGTTAGAGAAATCAATTTAA
- a CDS encoding L-lactate dehydrogenase — translation MVKEKVNRVVVVGTGAVGCSYAYSLVNQGVVEELVLIDVNELKAEGEAMDLNHGLPFAPASIKVWSGTYKDCNHADLVVITAGLAQKPGETRLQLLEKNTRIFKQIVKSVMENGFDGIFLVATNPVDILAYVTWKESGLPTSKVIGSGTVLDTARLRFSLGQYFNVDTRNVHAAIIGEHGDTELPVWSHASIGIEQLTTIIEKRSDVKKEHLDEIFKNVRDAAYHIIERKGATYYGIGMSLVRITKAILNNENSILTVSTYLDGQYGQRDVYIGVPTVINRSGIREIVEIDLDETEMKQFAHSATVLRETMSSIV, via the coding sequence ATGGTTAAAGAAAAGGTGAACCGTGTTGTTGTAGTGGGAACTGGTGCAGTAGGCTGTAGCTATGCTTATTCTCTAGTGAACCAGGGAGTGGTTGAAGAATTAGTCTTGATAGATGTGAATGAATTAAAAGCTGAGGGCGAGGCAATGGACCTAAATCATGGGTTGCCTTTTGCTCCTGCATCGATAAAAGTTTGGAGCGGAACCTACAAGGATTGTAATCATGCTGATTTAGTGGTTATAACTGCTGGATTGGCGCAAAAACCAGGAGAAACCAGGTTGCAATTATTAGAAAAGAATACTAGAATCTTTAAGCAAATTGTAAAAAGTGTAATGGAAAATGGCTTTGATGGTATTTTTCTGGTGGCAACTAATCCTGTTGATATTCTAGCTTATGTGACCTGGAAAGAGTCGGGTCTACCAACCTCTAAAGTTATCGGATCAGGAACGGTATTAGATACAGCACGACTGCGTTTTTCCCTTGGGCAATATTTCAATGTAGATACAAGAAATGTGCATGCTGCTATTATTGGTGAACATGGTGATACAGAGCTACCGGTATGGAGTCATGCTAGTATTGGAATTGAACAACTTACAACAATAATAGAGAAGAGAAGTGATGTTAAAAAAGAACATCTCGATGAAATTTTCAAAAATGTCCGCGATGCAGCGTACCATATTATAGAGCGTAAGGGAGCAACGTATTACGGGATAGGAATGTCATTGGTGAGAATTACGAAAGCGATTCTCAATAATGAAAATAGTATCCTTACGGTGTCAACCTACTTAGATGGGCAATATGGTCAAAGAGATGTATATATAGGTGTACCAACAGTCATTAATCGTTCGGGAATACGCGAGATTGTTGAAATTGACCTCGACGAAACAGAAATGAAACAATTTGCACATTCTGCCACTGTTTTAAGAGAAACAATGAGTTCAATTGTCTGA
- a CDS encoding NAD-dependent succinate-semialdehyde dehydrogenase produces MEKYSMYINGKWVGENLNVIEVENPATGEVIATVPLGGAKEAKLAVDAAYSAFKEWSQYSAYERSELIWKWHNLIDQHKADLARTMTMEQGKPLKEALGEVGYANGFLSWYAEEGKRIYGETIPATTRNKRLFVHKQPVGVIAAITPWNFPAAMITRKIAPALAAGCTAVIKPAEQTPLTALKLVELADQAGIPKGVLNVVTGDPQAIGKVWLDDMRVRKLTFTGSTEVGKLLMKGSADTVKKVSLELGGHAPVIVMEDANLDKAVEGVLASKYRNAGQTCVCSNRVYVHESIHDTFIEKFTEKVAELKVGNGLEEDVHIGPLIDQAAIDKVVKHIEDARSQGAVVKHGGNVVSNLFFEPTILSNVTDNMLCMREETFGPLAPVTTFTTEEEVIERANDSDYGLAAYVFTENITKGIRICEALEYGIVGLNDGLPSTPQAPFGGFKQSGIGREGGHHGIDEYLEIKYISVGL; encoded by the coding sequence GTGGAAAAGTACTCTATGTATATAAATGGTAAATGGGTTGGTGAGAACCTAAATGTTATTGAGGTAGAAAATCCAGCTACAGGTGAAGTGATTGCAACCGTTCCATTAGGAGGAGCAAAAGAGGCTAAGCTTGCAGTTGATGCGGCCTACTCAGCCTTTAAAGAATGGTCACAGTATTCCGCTTATGAGCGTTCAGAACTGATTTGGAAATGGCATAACCTAATTGACCAACATAAAGCTGATTTAGCTAGAACAATGACAATGGAGCAGGGTAAGCCTTTGAAGGAAGCTTTAGGAGAAGTAGGGTATGCTAATGGATTTCTATCATGGTATGCAGAGGAAGGAAAACGGATTTATGGTGAGACTATTCCTGCTACCACAAGGAACAAGCGCTTATTCGTACATAAACAACCAGTAGGGGTGATTGCAGCAATTACTCCTTGGAATTTTCCAGCTGCAATGATTACAAGAAAAATAGCCCCGGCATTAGCAGCAGGGTGTACTGCAGTTATTAAACCAGCAGAACAAACACCATTGACAGCACTTAAGTTAGTTGAATTAGCAGATCAGGCAGGCATTCCAAAAGGGGTACTAAATGTTGTAACCGGGGACCCACAAGCCATAGGTAAAGTGTGGCTAGATGATATGCGTGTCCGAAAGCTAACTTTTACAGGTTCTACAGAGGTAGGAAAACTATTAATGAAAGGTTCTGCTGATACGGTTAAAAAAGTTTCACTCGAGCTAGGTGGCCATGCTCCTGTCATTGTAATGGAAGATGCAAATCTAGATAAGGCTGTTGAAGGGGTGTTAGCTTCTAAATACCGGAATGCAGGACAAACGTGCGTATGCTCGAATCGTGTGTATGTTCACGAATCGATTCATGATACATTTATTGAAAAATTCACTGAAAAAGTGGCTGAGCTTAAAGTGGGCAATGGACTTGAAGAAGATGTTCACATTGGTCCACTTATTGATCAAGCTGCCATCGATAAGGTGGTAAAGCATATTGAAGATGCTAGGTCACAAGGGGCAGTTGTTAAACATGGGGGGAATGTAGTTTCAAATCTATTTTTTGAACCTACGATCCTCTCAAATGTGACTGATAATATGCTGTGCATGCGTGAAGAAACCTTTGGTCCACTGGCTCCGGTTACTACTTTTACAACTGAAGAAGAAGTAATCGAACGTGCCAACGACTCTGACTACGGCTTAGCAGCGTATGTATTTACTGAAAATATCACAAAAGGAATCCGTATCTGTGAAGCATTAGAATATGGAATTGTTGGTCTAAATGATGGATTACCTTCTACTCCACAGGCTCCTTTTGGTGGTTTTAAACAAAGCGGTATCGGACGTGAAGGCGGCCATCATGGAATTGATGAATATTTGGAGATAAAATATATTTCGGTAGGATTATAG
- a CDS encoding MFS transporter, which translates to MHASKVYILMSAIIAFANATMFTTYALYYVAELGLTPFQLVLVGTFLELTVLVMEIPTGVLADTYSRRLSVIIGTFILGIAFFLEGSVPFISETFFHGALSLFVGVVIAEVIRGIGETFLSGAGQAWLADEIGTDQIGDVFLKANQVNQLSSILGVLASVGLATIALNIPFLVGGVLYLSLGLLLLLVMGENNFKRGSEEERSSINESLKIFRKGYLLVRGTPILMAFLIISLFLGAGSEGFDRLWEAHLITNIEFPSLGEVTLPVWFGIISILANVLCFFTAMVARKYLKLESETYVAKYMAIFTFVKILCIIGFSLAGNFTLALISFLLLCMAGVITGPLYDTWINQNLDSGVRATVLSMSSQMNAFGQIVGGPVVGAAASQFTLRIGLSFAAILQLPILFIYMNSMKKKR; encoded by the coding sequence ATGCATGCATCAAAGGTTTATATTTTAATGAGTGCCATTATTGCTTTTGCAAATGCAACAATGTTCACAACCTATGCTTTATATTATGTAGCGGAGTTAGGGTTAACCCCCTTTCAGCTGGTGCTAGTAGGTACATTTTTAGAGCTTACAGTTCTAGTAATGGAAATTCCAACAGGAGTCTTAGCAGATACCTATAGTAGAAGATTATCCGTTATTATTGGGACATTCATTCTCGGTATCGCCTTCTTTCTTGAAGGATCAGTGCCATTTATATCTGAAACATTTTTCCATGGAGCGTTATCTCTATTTGTAGGAGTAGTCATTGCTGAAGTCATTCGTGGAATCGGGGAGACCTTCTTAAGTGGAGCAGGTCAAGCGTGGTTAGCAGATGAGATTGGTACCGACCAAATTGGAGACGTATTTTTAAAAGCTAACCAAGTGAATCAACTTTCTAGTATTCTAGGAGTACTTGCAAGTGTTGGTCTCGCTACAATTGCATTAAATATACCTTTCTTGGTTGGAGGAGTTCTATACTTAAGCTTAGGGCTATTATTACTCTTAGTGATGGGTGAGAATAACTTCAAAAGAGGTAGTGAAGAAGAACGTTCTTCCATCAATGAATCCTTAAAGATTTTTCGTAAAGGCTACCTGTTAGTTAGAGGAACACCTATCTTGATGGCATTTCTAATTATCAGCCTATTTTTAGGAGCGGGTTCTGAAGGTTTTGATCGTCTGTGGGAGGCGCATTTGATTACGAATATTGAGTTTCCTAGCCTAGGTGAAGTCACACTACCCGTTTGGTTTGGAATCATTAGTATTCTAGCAAATGTTTTATGTTTCTTCACCGCAATGGTTGCAAGAAAGTATTTAAAACTAGAAAGTGAGACATATGTCGCGAAGTATATGGCTATCTTCACGTTTGTAAAAATCCTTTGTATCATTGGCTTTAGCTTAGCGGGTAATTTTACGTTAGCTCTGATAAGCTTTTTACTTCTTTGTATGGCTGGTGTGATTACCGGGCCACTTTATGATACATGGATTAATCAAAACTTAGATAGTGGTGTCCGTGCAACTGTTTTATCAATGTCTAGTCAAATGAATGCATTTGGTCAAATTGTAGGAGGACCAGTAGTCGGTGCGGCTGCAAGTCAATTCACTCTTCGAATTGGGCTTTCGTTTGCAGCAATTCTGCAATTGCCTATTCTATTCATTTATATGAATAGCATGAAGAAAAAGAGATAG
- a CDS encoding response regulator transcription factor, whose amino-acid sequence MIKILIADDQELIRGSLRIVLRGESDIEVVGLASNGVEAVQLCKQHKPDVVLMDIHMPEMDGIEATMNITTHFPETRVVMLTTFHDMEHVREALKAGAVGYLLKAMQPEDLASSIRLVHKGETLIPQEIAKVMIAEWTMKEPLSTNAAKKENETKPRFGLTEREMDVLRLLAYGKDNREIARELFLAEGTVKNYISTIYSKLEVQDRLHAVLKAREEKLIES is encoded by the coding sequence ATGATAAAGATACTTATTGCAGATGATCAGGAGTTAATTCGAGGTAGTTTACGTATTGTTTTACGAGGAGAATCTGATATTGAAGTGGTCGGGCTTGCATCAAATGGAGTTGAGGCAGTTCAATTATGTAAACAACACAAGCCGGATGTTGTGTTAATGGATATTCATATGCCGGAAATGGACGGTATTGAAGCAACTATGAATATTACTACCCATTTTCCTGAAACCAGAGTGGTGATGCTTACTACCTTCCATGATATGGAGCATGTTAGGGAAGCTTTGAAGGCGGGAGCTGTTGGCTATCTATTAAAGGCGATGCAACCGGAAGATTTGGCTTCGAGTATTCGTCTCGTCCACAAAGGAGAGACACTCATACCACAAGAAATTGCTAAGGTTATGATCGCTGAATGGACAATGAAGGAACCATTATCTACTAATGCTGCTAAGAAGGAAAATGAAACTAAACCGCGTTTTGGTTTAACAGAAAGGGAAATGGACGTACTTCGTTTACTTGCTTATGGAAAGGATAACCGAGAGATTGCGCGTGAGCTTTTTTTAGCAGAGGGAACAGTTAAAAACTATATTTCTACAATATATTCAAAGCTAGAAGTGCAAGATCGCCTACATGCTGTATTGAAAGCCCGTGAGGAAAAATTGATAGAATCCTAG
- a CDS encoding LLM class flavin-dependent oxidoreductase: MEIGISTFVETTPDVQTGEVVSHAQRIREVVEEIVLADKVGLDVFGVGEHHREDFAASSPAVVLAAAASQTAKIRLTSAVTVLSSADPVRVFQDFATLDGISNGRAEIMAGRGSFIESFPLFGYDLRDYDELFDEKLELLLELQKSEKVTWSGRHRPAINNLGVYPRPVQDPLPIWIGSGGNTQSVIRAGLLGLPLVLAIIGGRPVQFAPLVELYKKAAEQAGHDVSKLSVASHSHGFLAEDTQMAADKFFPSTQQVMNKLGKERGWGHYDRTSFDTARSFEGALYVGDADTVAEKIIYLRKNVGVTRFMLHVPVGSMPHEDVMKAIELLGTEVAPKVREEISKWEAEQ; the protein is encoded by the coding sequence ATGGAAATAGGTATCAGTACATTTGTTGAAACTACACCAGATGTACAAACCGGTGAAGTTGTAAGTCATGCACAACGCATTAGAGAGGTCGTTGAGGAAATTGTTCTTGCCGACAAAGTAGGATTAGATGTTTTTGGGGTAGGGGAACACCACAGAGAGGATTTTGCAGCATCTTCTCCAGCTGTTGTTCTAGCAGCTGCCGCATCCCAGACGGCAAAGATAAGGCTTACAAGTGCAGTAACAGTTCTTTCATCAGCAGATCCAGTACGAGTATTCCAGGACTTTGCTACACTTGATGGAATTTCAAATGGACGTGCAGAAATCATGGCTGGAAGAGGTTCGTTTATCGAATCGTTTCCATTGTTCGGATATGACTTAAGAGATTATGATGAGTTATTTGATGAAAAGTTAGAGTTATTGCTAGAACTACAAAAATCAGAAAAAGTAACATGGAGTGGAAGGCATCGACCAGCAATAAATAACCTAGGAGTGTATCCTCGTCCGGTCCAGGACCCTTTACCAATCTGGATAGGTAGTGGGGGGAATACACAATCTGTCATTCGTGCTGGTTTACTAGGTTTACCTTTGGTTTTAGCCATCATAGGAGGAAGGCCTGTACAATTTGCCCCTCTTGTAGAGCTATATAAAAAAGCTGCTGAACAAGCGGGACATGATGTTTCGAAGCTTTCAGTTGCATCACATTCACACGGGTTTTTAGCAGAAGATACTCAAATGGCTGCTGATAAGTTTTTCCCATCAACACAACAAGTGATGAATAAATTAGGGAAAGAACGTGGTTGGGGTCATTATGACCGTACAAGTTTTGATACAGCAAGAAGCTTTGAAGGAGCACTTTATGTAGGAGATGCAGATACAGTAGCAGAAAAAATCATTTACCTTCGAAAAAATGTAGGAGTTACTCGTTTCATGTTACATGTACCAGTTGGTTCTATGCCACATGAAGATGTAATGAAAGCAATTGAACTGCTAGGTACAGAAGTAGCACCTAAAGTTCGAGAAGAAATTTCAAAATGGGAAGCTGAGCAGTAA
- a CDS encoding MFS transporter, giving the protein MESKKSLPILFAVMFLVMVGFGIIIPVIPFYAEELGASPTQLGLLMAVYSLMQLLFAPMWGRISDRIGRKPVMMLGILGLSLSFFLMALATELWMLFAARIIGGFLSAANMPTVTAYVADITSEEDRGKGMGIIGASIGLGFIFGPAIGGVFSEGSLNVPFYLAGASSLLTFFLILFVLKESLSPEQRSNQAKERTPLRKAINGPVSILYFLQLFVSLSLSGLEATFAYFAYEKAGLGTVELGYIFMIMGLAGALVQGGLVGRLTKKYGEGIVIQIGIVISTIGFALILFIDSFATAAIFLTVFGIGNGFIRPSVSALITKKSTSGHGSTTGLLSSFDSLGRIVGPPLGGLLFSVAIGLPYISGMLLSILALFLFKLYSTQTKKSISSLS; this is encoded by the coding sequence TTGGAATCTAAAAAATCATTGCCCATCCTGTTTGCGGTTATGTTTCTTGTCATGGTTGGGTTTGGCATTATCATACCTGTTATTCCCTTTTACGCTGAGGAGTTAGGCGCATCACCTACACAACTAGGATTACTAATGGCTGTTTATTCATTAATGCAGCTCCTTTTCGCTCCAATGTGGGGACGAATTTCAGATCGAATCGGTAGAAAGCCGGTTATGATGCTTGGCATTCTTGGGCTTTCATTATCGTTTTTCTTAATGGCACTGGCTACTGAACTTTGGATGCTCTTTGCAGCAAGAATCATTGGAGGATTTCTGTCAGCTGCGAATATGCCAACGGTTACAGCCTACGTTGCGGATATCACCTCTGAGGAAGACCGTGGTAAAGGCATGGGGATCATTGGTGCATCAATTGGCTTAGGGTTTATTTTTGGTCCTGCTATAGGTGGCGTTTTTTCAGAAGGCAGCTTAAATGTACCATTCTATCTTGCAGGTGCTTCTTCACTTCTAACGTTCTTTTTAATTCTATTTGTTTTAAAAGAGTCATTATCACCAGAGCAACGGTCAAATCAAGCTAAGGAAAGAACACCACTTCGTAAAGCAATCAATGGACCTGTTTCCATTTTATATTTTTTACAGTTATTTGTATCTTTATCGTTATCAGGACTTGAGGCTACTTTTGCCTACTTTGCTTATGAAAAGGCAGGTCTAGGTACGGTTGAATTAGGATATATCTTCATGATTATGGGACTGGCTGGTGCACTTGTTCAAGGTGGATTAGTAGGTAGATTAACGAAGAAGTACGGTGAAGGTATTGTAATCCAAATTGGGATAGTGATCTCAACAATCGGATTTGCTCTTATCTTATTTATTGATAGTTTTGCAACCGCCGCCATCTTCTTAACTGTTTTTGGAATTGGGAATGGATTTATTCGTCCAAGTGTTTCCGCCTTGATAACGAAAAAGTCAACCTCAGGCCATGGAAGCACAACTGGACTGCTCTCATCCTTTGATTCGCTTGGAAGAATTGTTGGACCACCACTAGGAGGACTGCTCTTCTCCGTAGCGATTGGCTTACCTTATATTTCAGGAATGCTCTTATCCATTCTTGCTTTGTTCTTGTTCAAGCTTTATTCTACACAAACCAAAAAGTCGATATCGAGTTTATCTTAA
- a CDS encoding GGDEF domain-containing protein, producing the protein MNTLDIQLFLYIFVLTIFINFLRFKVSTFINKWILLFSSLLIVLLDTLLYGSLHTGWLLLMFIGISVLCFKRIGGLVSVGISWLITIVQSGHSNLLMLMSYLLFAICFYFVLIVIENFKKERNDYLQKLIVNSKQLNVFREVSFSMQQTRQLQKLLQMILTSVTAGYGLGFNRAMILLMNDEGNMLKGIMGTGPMSAAEGYATWENLTKHKYKLNDLIEIKEKEQETDQLLNERVKRLEIALDEPNFLNRTLETGLPLHIKKIDESDEILVNFIRVFSMSELAVFPLITQGKKVGVLIIDNPVNKRPITPDGIDSVIPLANQAAVAIEQSHLYRKVEEMALRDGLTGLYNQRAFQLQLVENYPTEEKDENNVLSLIILDIDFFKHFNDKNGHLLGNEVLMQLAEVINETIRPRDLAFRFGGEEFVVLLPATYQDEARLIAEQLRKNVESTAFPNGEKQPNGRLTISLGVSSTMSVKSSNPHYLVDEADKALYRAKETGKNKVVMGEGAKSED; encoded by the coding sequence ATGAATACGCTAGATATCCAGCTATTTCTTTACATATTTGTTCTAACAATATTCATTAATTTTCTAAGATTTAAAGTAAGTACTTTTATTAATAAATGGATTCTTCTATTTTCTAGTCTCCTCATTGTACTACTAGATACTCTGCTATACGGTTCATTACATACAGGTTGGCTTCTCCTAATGTTTATCGGTATATCTGTTTTATGCTTTAAGAGAATAGGTGGACTAGTAAGTGTAGGTATATCATGGTTGATTACTATCGTTCAATCAGGTCATAGTAACCTTTTAATGCTGATGAGCTATCTTCTATTTGCTATATGTTTTTATTTTGTCCTTATTGTCATCGAGAATTTTAAAAAAGAAAGAAATGATTATCTACAAAAGCTAATCGTTAACTCAAAACAACTGAACGTTTTTCGTGAAGTAAGCTTTTCAATGCAACAAACTCGCCAATTACAAAAGTTATTGCAAATGATCCTAACCTCTGTGACGGCAGGCTATGGACTGGGATTTAATAGAGCGATGATTTTGTTAATGAATGATGAAGGAAACATGCTTAAAGGGATCATGGGGACAGGACCTATGTCGGCAGCAGAAGGTTATGCTACTTGGGAGAACCTCACGAAACATAAGTATAAACTGAATGATTTAATAGAAATAAAAGAAAAGGAACAAGAAACAGATCAATTACTTAATGAAAGAGTTAAGAGGCTTGAAATCGCATTGGACGAGCCAAATTTTCTAAATAGAACGCTAGAGACCGGACTTCCACTTCATATAAAAAAGATAGATGAGAGTGATGAGATACTCGTAAATTTTATTCGCGTATTTAGCATGAGTGAATTAGCTGTGTTTCCATTAATAACTCAAGGGAAAAAGGTTGGTGTCCTAATTATAGATAACCCAGTGAATAAGAGGCCAATTACACCTGATGGAATAGACAGTGTCATTCCCCTTGCGAATCAGGCTGCAGTTGCTATAGAGCAATCTCATCTATATAGAAAAGTTGAAGAGATGGCATTAAGGGACGGATTAACCGGTCTTTATAATCAACGTGCTTTTCAATTACAGTTAGTTGAAAATTATCCAACGGAAGAGAAGGATGAAAACAACGTACTTTCCCTTATTATTCTAGACATTGATTTTTTTAAACATTTTAATGATAAAAATGGACACTTACTAGGGAACGAAGTATTAATGCAGCTAGCTGAAGTGATCAACGAGACAATTAGACCACGAGATTTGGCATTCCGTTTTGGTGGGGAAGAATTCGTTGTATTGCTTCCTGCTACTTATCAAGATGAGGCCAGGCTAATAGCAGAACAACTACGTAAGAATGTAGAAAGTACTGCGTTTCCGAATGGGGAAAAGCAACCAAATGGACGTTTAACGATAAGTCTTGGGGTTTCCTCGACAATGAGTGTTAAGTCTTCGAATCCACACTATCTAGTAGATGAAGCTGACAAAGCACTTTACAGGGCAAAGGAAACCGGAAAAAACAAAGTTGTCATGGGAGAAGGTGCGAAGAGTGAAGACTGA
- a CDS encoding TraB/GumN family protein encodes MSEENITRIHLNDKEYILIGTAHVSKQSAEQVKEVIEAEQPDSVCVELDQQRYQSIIDGNKWKEMDVFKVIKEKKATLLLMNLVISSFQKRMAKQFGIKPGQEMIQGIESANDVGAKLVLADRNIQITFARIWANVGFWGKAQLMFSMIGSIFNNESVTEEELERLKSEDMLDAMLSDFTKNFPKLKVPLIDERDQYLAQKIKEAPGQKIVAVLGAAHVPGIKEAIKEDHDLKPLMKIPPKSKWPKIIGWSIPAIILAIIAYTFIANPTAGVQQTISWVLWNGSFSALGAALAFGHPLAILTAFIAAPITSLNPLLAAGWFAGLVQAYFRRPNVADFESLSEDVFSLKGFWNNKVTRILLIVTLANLGSSLGTFIGGADVIRLFFENL; translated from the coding sequence ATGTCAGAAGAAAACATTACTAGAATACATTTAAATGATAAGGAATATATCCTGATTGGGACAGCCCATGTATCAAAGCAAAGTGCAGAGCAAGTAAAAGAAGTCATCGAGGCTGAGCAACCGGATTCAGTATGTGTCGAGTTAGATCAGCAGAGGTATCAATCAATTATTGATGGAAACAAGTGGAAAGAAATGGATGTATTTAAGGTTATCAAGGAAAAGAAAGCAACTTTGCTTTTAATGAATCTTGTGATTTCATCCTTTCAAAAACGTATGGCAAAGCAATTTGGTATAAAGCCAGGTCAAGAGATGATACAGGGTATTGAGTCAGCTAATGATGTCGGTGCAAAACTAGTATTGGCAGATAGGAATATTCAAATTACATTTGCTAGAATATGGGCAAACGTAGGCTTTTGGGGAAAAGCACAGCTCATGTTTTCAATGATTGGGAGTATCTTCAATAATGAGAGTGTAACAGAAGAAGAGCTCGAACGTCTTAAATCTGAAGATATGCTGGATGCGATGTTAAGTGACTTTACAAAAAACTTTCCTAAGCTAAAGGTGCCTCTGATTGATGAACGTGACCAATACTTAGCTCAAAAAATTAAAGAGGCACCTGGACAGAAAATTGTTGCTGTCTTAGGGGCAGCTCATGTGCCGGGAATTAAAGAGGCTATAAAGGAAGACCATGACCTTAAGCCTTTAATGAAAATTCCACCAAAGTCAAAATGGCCAAAAATCATTGGTTGGTCAATTCCTGCCATTATCCTTGCAATTATCGCGTACACATTCATTGCGAACCCAACTGCAGGTGTTCAGCAAACGATTAGTTGGGTACTATGGAACGGCTCATTTTCTGCTCTCGGAGCAGCACTAGCATTTGGGCATCCGTTGGCAATACTTACTGCCTTCATAGCTGCACCAATTACATCATTAAATCCTTTGCTAGCAGCGGGTTGGTTTGCAGGATTGGTTCAGGCTTATTTCCGAAGACCAAATGTAGCTGACTTCGAATCATTATCAGAAGATGTATTCAGCTTGAAAGGATTTTGGAACAATAAAGTAACCAGAATTCTGTTAATTGTTACATTAGCTAATTTAGGAAGCTCTTTAGGTACATTTATTGGTGGAGCAGACGTAATAAGACTGTTTTTTGAGAACCTATAA